A genomic segment from Lagenorhynchus albirostris chromosome X, mLagAlb1.1, whole genome shotgun sequence encodes:
- the CLDN2 gene encoding claudin-2 yields the protein MASLGLQLVGYILGLLGLLGTLVAMLLPSWRTSSYVGASIVTAVGFSKGLWMECATHSTGITQCDIYSTMLGLPADIQAAQAMMVTSSAISSLACIVSVVGMRCTVFCQESRAKDRVAVVGGVFFILGGLLGFIPVVWNLHGILRDFYSPLVPDSMKFEIGEALYLGIISSLFSLVAGIILCFSCSPRGNRSNYYDAYQAQPLATRSSPRPGQPPKGKSEFNSYSLTGYV from the coding sequence ATGGCCTCTCTTGGCCTCCAACTTGTGGGCTACATCCTGGGCCTGCTGGGGCTGTTGGGAACCCTGGTTGCCATGCTACTCCCCAGCTGGCGAACAAGCTCTTACGTCGGCGCCAGCATCGTGACCGCAGTCGGCTTCTCCAAGGGCCTCTGGATGGAGTGTGCCACACACAGCACAGGCATCACCCAGTGTGACATCTACAGCACCATGCTGGGCCTGCCTGCTGACATCCAGGCTGCCCAGGCCATGATGGTGACGTCCAGTGCAATCTCCTCCTTGGCCTGCATTGTCTCTGTGGTGGGCATGAGATGCACAGTCTTCTGCCAGGAGTCCCGAGCCAAAGACAGAGTGGCGGTGGTGGGCGGAGTCTTCTTCATCCTTGGAGGCCTCCTGGGCTTCATCCCTGTTGTCTGGAATCTTCACGGGATCTTGCGGGACTTCTACTCCCCACTGGTGCCTGACAGCATGAAATTTGAGATCGGAGAGGCTCTTTACTTGGGCATTATTTCCTCCCTGTTCTCCCTGGTAGCCGGAATCATCCTCTGCTTTTCCTGCTCGCCCCGGGGAAATCGGTCCAACTACTACGATGCCTACCAGGCCCAGCCCCTGGCCACTAGGAGCTCTCCAAGGCCTGGTCAACCACCCAAAGGCAAGAGTGAGTTTAACTCCTACAGCCTGACAGGGTATGTGTGA